A genomic window from Ananas comosus cultivar F153 linkage group 22, ASM154086v1, whole genome shotgun sequence includes:
- the LOC109727462 gene encoding LRR receptor-like serine/threonine-protein kinase ERL1 has protein sequence MAAATRFVAAVATLLALFACASALPREAAALVALKASFSDAANALLDWNPSGVGVGGGDGDHCGWRGVVCDNLTSAVVSLNLSNLNLGGEISPAVGNLKSLISVDLKGNRLTGQIPDEIGDCVPLKYLDLSGNALYGDIPFSISKLKNLEELILKNNQLTGPIPSTLSQIPNLKTLDLAQNLLSGDIPQLIYWNEVLQYLGLRGNSLTGTLSPDMCQMTGLWYFDVRGNNLTGTIPESIGNCTSFEILDISYNQITGEIPYNIGFLQVATLSLQGNRLTGKIPEVIGLMQALAVLDLSENELIGVIPPILGNLSYTGKLYLHGNKLTGPIPPELGNMTKLSYLQLNDNQLVATIPAELGKLQDLFELNLANNNFEGPIPSNISSCTALNKFNVHGNCLNGSIPLGFENLESLTYLNLSSNSFNGKIPLELGRIVNLDTLDLSDNEFSGPVPDSVGDLEHLLELNLSRNDLSGPVPAEFGNLRSVQVIDLSYNNLSGKIPGELGQLQNIETLILNNNNLYGDIPAQLTNCFSLTSLNLSFNNFSGHIPLSKNFSRFPPESFLGNPMLYGCFSQSCGHSIRTSRVAISRTAVVCIFLGCITLLSMTMVAIYRSNQPTPFVKGSNRAFHGPPKLVALQMDMAIHTYEDIMRLTENLSEKYIIGYGASSTVYKCVLKNGKAIAIKRLYSQYRHNIREFETELETVGSIRHRNLVSLHGYSLSPHGNLLFYDYMENGSLWDLLHGPSKKVKLDWDTRLKIAVGAAQGLAYLHHDCDPRIIHRDVKSSNILLDENFEAHLSDFGTAKCVPSAKTHASTYVLGTIGYIDPEYARTSRINEKSDVYSFGIVLLELLTGKKAVDNESNLHQLILSKADDNTVMEAVDSEVSVTCVDMGLVRKAFQLALLSTKRHPSDRPTMHEVARVLLSLLPTAASSLSKPSCLMPPAKAVVDYSKFVGNHRGDANDDDSSSDRQWFVRFGEVISKSTI, from the exons atggcggcggcgacgcgcttCGTAGCCGCGGTGGCGACGCTCCTCGCGCTCTTCGCCTGCGCCTCCGCGCTCCCCCGAGAAG CTGCGGCGCTCGTGGCGCTTAAGGCCTCCTTCAGCGACGCCGCCAACGCGCTTCTCGATTGGAACCCtagcggcgtcggcgtcggcggcggcgacggagaTCACTGCGGGTGGAGAGGCGTCGTGTGCGACAACCTCACCTCCGCCGTCGTTTCAtt GAACCTGTCGAACCTCAACCTGGGAGGGGAGATCTCGCCGGCCGTTGGGAACTTGAAGAGTTTGATTTCTGT AGACTTGAAGGGGAATAGGCTAACAGGGCAGATCCCGGATGAGATTGGGGATTGTGTTCCTCTGAAATACTT GGATTTATCTGGGAATGCGCTCTACGGGGACATACCCTTCTCCATTTCCAAGCTAAAGAACCTTGAGGAACT GATACTGAAGAACAACCAGCTCACCGGTCCCATCCCTTCGACGCTATCCCAGATTCCCAACCTCAAGacctt GGATTTGGCTCAAAACCTGCTTTCCGGGGACATTCCGCAGCTCATCTACTGGAATGAAGTGCTTCAGTATTT AGGCTTAAGAGGCAACTCACTCACCGGGACTTTGTCGCCCGACATGTGCCAGATGACCGGCCTTTGGTACTT TGATGTCAGGGGAAATAACCTCACAGGCACTATTCCGGAGAGCATAGGCAACTGTACCAGCTTTGAGATCTT GGACATATCATACAACCAAattacaggggaaattccttatAATATCGGCTTCTTGCAAGTTGCTACCTT GTCGCTTCAAGGGAATAGACTAACTGGGAAAATTCCAGAAGTGATTGGCCTCATGCAAGCTCTTGCAGTTCT GGATCTGAGTGAAAATGAATTGATTGGGGTCATTCCACCAATACTAGGCAATCTATCTTACACCGGCAAATT GTACTTGCATGGTAACAAGCTTACTGGGCCAATCCCTCCGGAGTTGGGGAACATGACAAAACTAAGCTATCT GCAGTTGAACGACAACCAACTAGTGGCTACTATTCCTGCCGAGCTAGGAAAACTTCAAGATCTCTTTGAATT GAATCTTGCGAACAACAACTTTGAGGGTCCCATTCCTTCAAATATCAGCTCTTGCACCGCACTCAATAAATT CAATGTGCATGGAAATTGTTTGAACGGTTCTATTCCTCTGGGGTTTGAGAATTTAGAGAGTTTAACTTATCT GAACCTATCTTCCAACAGTTTTAATGGCAAAATTCCCCTCGAGTTAGGTCGAATTGTCAACCTTGATACACT GGACCTCTCTGACAATGAGTTTTCCGGGCCAGTTCCTGATTCTGTTGGAGATCTTGAGCACCTTCTTGAGCT GAACTTGAGTAGGAATGATCTCAGTGGGCCGGTGCCTGCTGAATTTGGGAACCTAAGAAGTGTTCAAGTCAT TGATCTATCATACAACAACCTATCTGGTAAAATCCCTGGAGAATTGGGGCAGCTGCAGAACATTGAAACCTT GATTCTGAACAACAACAACTTGTATGGAGATATACCTGCTCAGTTAACCAACTGCTTTAGCTTAACTTCATT GAACCTCTCTTTCAACAACTTTTCTGGACATATCCCATTGTCGAAGAACTTTTCAAGGTTTCCTCCAGAAAG CTTCTTGGGCAATCCAATGCTCTATGGTTGCTTTTCACAATCTTGTGGACACTCCATCCGGACATCAAGAG TTGCCATTTCTCGAACTGCAGTTGTCTGCATATTTTTAGGCTGTATCACTTTACTCTCAATGACTATGGTGGCAATATACAGATCCAATCAACCAACGCCCTTTGTTAAAGGATCAAACAGAGCCTTTCATG GACCTCCAAAGCTGGTAGCCCTACAAATGGACATGGCGATTCATACATATGAAGATATCATGAGGCTGACAGAGAACTTGAGCGAGAAATACATCATCGGCTATGGTGCCTCAAGTACGGTTTACAAATGTGTGCTTAAAAATGGCAAGGCTATAGCAATTAAACGGCTTTACAGTCAATACCGTCATAACATTCGCGAGTTCGAGACTGAACTGGAAACTGTTGGTAGCATCAGGCACCGAAACCTCGTTAGTTTGCATGGCTACTCACTGTCTCCTCATGGGAACCTCCTCTTCTATGATTACATGGAAAACGGTTCCTTGTGGGATCTCCTTCATG gccCATCAAAGAAAGTAAAGCTTGATTGGGACACGCGGCTAAAGATTGCTGTGGGGGCTGCACAAGGGCTAGCTTATCTCCACCACGACTGTGACCCCCGCATCATTCACCGGGATGTGAAGTCCTCTAACATTCTTCTCGATGAGAATTTTGAAGCTCACCTCTCGGATTTTGGTACGGCTAAATGCGTACCATCTGCCAAAACCCATGCATCAACTTATGTTCTTGGGACTATCGGTTATATTGATCCGGAGTACGCACGAACGTCAAGGATCAATGAGAAGTCAGATGTCTATAGTTTCGGCATTGTTCTTCTGGAGCTGCTCACAGGAAAGAAGGCTGTGGATAATGAATCCAATCTGCATCAATTG ATCCTCTCAAAAGCGGACGACAACACGGTGATGGAAGCGGTGGACTCAGAAGTGTCGGTTACGTGCGTGGATATGGGTCTCGTGAGGAAGGCATTCCAGCTGGCACTGCTGTCCACTAAGAGGCACCCGTCGGACAGGCCGACCATGCATGAGGTGGCGCGGGTGCTGCTCTCTCTACTGCCTACTGCTGCTTCGAGCTTGTCCAAGCCTTCTTGCTTAATGCCTCCTGCTAAAGCAGTTGTGGATTACTCGAAATTCGTGGGGAACCATCGAGGAGATGCCAATGATGATGATAGTTCGTCTGACCGGCAGTGGTTTGTGCGGTTTGGAGAAGTCATATCTAAGAGCACCATTTGA